One window of the Trifolium pratense cultivar HEN17-A07 linkage group LG2, ARS_RC_1.1, whole genome shotgun sequence genome contains the following:
- the LOC123906663 gene encoding serine/threonine-protein kinase STY13, with translation MGSGNEVHSVGEFSLDAKWLIDPKQLFVGPKIGEGAHAKVYEGKYRNQNVAVKIINKGETPEEISRREGRFGREVAMLSKVQHKNLVKFIGACKEPVMVIVTELLLGGTLRKYLLSMRPTCLDMRVAVGFALDIARAMECLHSHGIIHRDLKPDNLILTGDHRTVKLADFGLAREESLTEMMTAETGTYRWMAPELYSTVTLRQGEKKHYNHKVDAYSFAIVLWELIHNKVPFEGMSNLQAAYAAAFKNTRPSAEDLPEDLAMIVTSCWREDPNDRPNFSQIIQMLLRYLSTISPSEPVVPMRINSSDNIVLPPESPGTSALMFRRDDSGETPKANAEERFKGYFFCFNQCY, from the exons ATGGGATCTGGTAATGAGGTTCATTCTGTTGGAGAGTTTAGTTTAGATGCTAAGTGGCTTATAGATCCTAAACAATTATTTGTTGGTCCTAAGATTGGAGAAGGTGCTCATGCTAAAGTCTATGAAGGAAA ATATAGAAATCAGAATGTTGCTGTTAAGATTATCAACAAAGGAGAAACCCCCGAAGAGATTTCCAGGAGAGAGGGTCGGTTTGGCAGAGAGGTTGCTATGTTGTCGAAAGTTCAACACAAAAATTTAGTCAAG TTTATTGGAGCCTGCAAAGAACCTGTGATGGTTATAGTAACTGAACTTCTATTAGGTGGAACATTGCGTAAATATCTCTTGAGTATGCGACCAACGTGCTTGGATATGCGTGTGGCTGTTGGATTTGCTCTTGATATCGCTCGAGCAATGGAATGCTTACACTCACACGGGATCATTCACCGCGACCTTAAACCTG ATAACTTGATCTTGACCGGAGATCATAGAACAGTTAAACTTGCTGATTTCGGTCTAGCCAGAGAGGAGTCGTTAACAGAAATGATGACTGCCGAAACAGGAACATATCGTTGGATGGCTCCAGAA CTGTACAGCACCGTTACCCTAAGACAAGGTGAGAAGAAGCATTACAACCATAAAGTAGATGCCTACAGCTTTGCAATTGTGTTGTGGGAGCTCATCCATAACAAGGTGCCCTTTGAAGGCATGTCTAATTTACAGGCAGCATATGCTGCTGCTTTTAAG AATACAAGGCCTAGTGCTGAAGATTTACCAGAGGATTTAGCTATGATTGTAACATCATGCTGGAGAGAGGATCCAAACGATCGACCGAATTTTAGTCAAATTATACAGATGCTCCTTCGGTATCTCTCTACCATTTCGCCATCAGAACCGGTCGTTCCGATGAGGATTAATTCATCCGATAATATTGTATTGCCGCCAGAATCTCCCGGTACAAGTGCATTAATGTTTCGACGAGATGACTCTGGAGAAACACCAAAAGCCAATGCGGAAGAGAGGTTCAAAGGGTATTTCTTCTGCTTCAACCAGTGTTACTAA